TGTGATTTTACGGGGTTTTGTGCCTGACTATTACTTAGACGCCAgcagtggattttgttacctttgtacagagccaggctaactgctccccctttatgctaagctaagctaaccgacagctggctgtagctttgtATAAAACTCACAGACGTGTGTGGTATcgatcttgtcatctaactctcggcaagaaagcgaataagccaAACTATTCCTTGAAAGGATTTCAGACTGGCCGTGATCCTCTGGATCTGTCGTTTCGTCTAACATTAGCTCCACCTAAAAGTGTCagctaaatgtaaaatataagtGCTATCTTGGGTGGTTATACTGCTTCATCTGTtgttaattgttattttttaatcaagCCTCTGTATCTCATCAGGGTCTCTGATAAGCTGATCCAGAGGCAGACTCCACAGCAGACTCCACAGACTCCACTGGATTatagcagcacaacacaaaatGGCTCCCTGATGGTGCTCTCTCAACTCACTGGTACAAAAAGGAATTACTCCAGTCTCTCtgaggagcaagaggaggaaaaaCTAGATGAATTAGGCACGTACAGCTACAGTGGCGGCCGTAAGCACATATTACTCTTGGCCACCACACGAACAGGTTCCTCATTTGTGGGGGAATTTTTCAACCAGCACGGCGAGAACATGTTCTACCTGTTTGAGCCTTTGTGGCATGTGGAGCGCATGTTGACCATGGCTGCAGAGGCAAACAACGGGACAGTGTTGGCAGGAATCTACCGGGATGTACTCCAGGGGCTCTTCCTGTGTGATTTCTCTCCTCTTGAGAAGTTCATCTCTCCCCCACCTCAGGACCACGTCACCCCGGCTCTTTTCCGCAGAGAGTCTAGTTTATCGCTCTGTGAAGAATCTGTCTGCTCTCCTGTAATCAAAGATGTTTTTGAGAGGTACTGTAAATTCTCTTGATACTCACTATTATTGATCAAGCTTACAGTGTTGGTCGAATCTGAAAAAGGAAGTAAAACTGAACTGTGATACAGTTGCAAAGAGGGAGGGGCTGCTGGTTCTGGCAGTATTGTTTACCACTATAAGCTCCCCTctgaaagttttcttttaatgatgaTATCCTCAATGTTCTTTAACATAGGAAGACAGAAGTCTCCTGGATAATTTAACGATACTATTGGTTTATGTTATagccatcagttttaattatatCAACTTAGTTTCTGAGaagtacattttttacttttggtacagTGAATTGCTCTAAAAACTATGTATGATACCCGTTAGCCTCAGCCTACATTGCAGAGCTGTAGCACATTCAGAACTAACTGGGAACAAAACATTGCAccatagttgctgaattcatcTAACATTGACTCAGAATTCAAATAAGCTTCTACAAAGTAATTTCATGTACATTTAGCTTGTAATGTTtagcaaaacaagacatttgagacATCACCTTAGGATtttgaaaattgtgatgggcatttctctgttttctgacattttatagaccagaCATTTAATAGATTAATCCAGAAAACAATTGTCagattaatgattaatgaaaataagttagttgcaaccctataCGCAACAAAATTTTAAGCAtggtgattggatgtttcttaccGAAATGGGAGTCATAGTTGACTTCACCCCTTAAGTTTTTATCTGATCTTATTTGAAAGAACCAGGCATTTGCTCAtcctttgtactgatgattcagcCAAGAGAGTTTCATGCCCATACAAGACATTTACTTCAGGAATCTTAGAAGCCTGAAATAActcctcccactttgcaacCCTATGAAAGGTATTTATCATATAATACCACTCTTCTTTTAGGTATCACTGTAAGACTCGTCGCTGTGGGCCGCTGAACTTGACCCTTGCATCTGAATCCTGCCTTTCCAAGCAGCACCATGCCATTAAGACTGTCCGTGTGCGCCAGCTGGACACATTGCAGCCTTTGGTAGAGGACCCTCACCTGGATGTGCGAGTGATCCACCTAGTCCGAGATCCACGGGCCATCTTAGCATCCCGCATGGTGGCTTTCTCTTCAAAGTACCACACGTGGAAGGCCTGGGCGCAGGACGGCCAGGTGCCTGAAGATGACGAGGAGGTGAAGAGGCTCAAAGGAAACTGTGACCAAATTAGGATGTCTGCAGAGGTGGGGCTGAGCCAACCCCGCTGGCTGAGGAGCCGCTACATGTTGGTGCGTTATGAGGATATTGCACGCTACCCCATGCAGAAGGCGGAGGAGATGTACAGGTTCACAGGGATACCGTTTAGCCCCCAAGCTAGGGAGTGGATTCTGAGGAACACCCAGACCACACAGGAAGCTAGCGGGATTTACTCCACCCAGAAGAACTCATCAGAACAGGCAGACAAATGGAGATTTAGCATTCCCTTTACACTGGCTCAGGTAGTGCAGAGAGTGTGTGGACCCACCATGAAGCTGTTTGGGTACAGATTTGTGGATGATGAAAAGACACTGATCAATAAGTCCATCAGTTTGCTTGAGGAGAAACTATTTCATTAATCAAAAATGTAGATGTGAATCTGCAAAACACCGCACACGATGGAGCGGACCCAGAAGAAACCATTATTGCACAGACCGAAACTAGTAAGCAAAGGTGCCATGAAAGACACAATGTTTTACTGGTGACAGGAAGATTTGGGCCATACAATAATATTCATACTCACCAGTGATGTGCCTCATTGTAACAATGAAGAGCCACTTGATAAAAAGAAGTATTTATTTGCATACTGTGTCCACTGAGAAGCCTGGTACTTAAGCTTTACGTCACGCtctgtatttcatttaaaatggaaTATGCATAGATGTCAAGCCTAACTTGTAAGAGATTATTATGAAAGATTTTATCAATAGTTGATCGTGTTTAGATTTTCAGGGATAAATTACAGTGAAAGtcgtgtgtgttttgtttgtgtgtgtgtttgaaagagaGGATGTTTCTGTTCATAGGGTTTATAAGGCCAGTGCTTAATTCTGCCTAGTTCAACCTGGTTTGTAGTTTGATAGATCTGCACTAGACTTAGACAACTTATAGAATCACTTTAGATTAAACCTGATGTGATTTCATAGGGCTTTACATATCTGACTCAGGTGAAGTGAATCTGGGATTGCATTTCGTGGCTTATTCATATCTTCCCAAAAGCACACAGTGTGAAAATACAGAATGATCTTTGATGTATTTAGCcaaaagccatttttaaagcaaTTCTCTTGTAATGTAATTTAGGCGTCACTACAATATACCTTAAAAAAGAGGCCAATTAAGATGGATATATAATCTTCATTTGGTTATATAAAATGAGCGGTGTCACGCTATAGAAGAATTATATCTTGCTTCAGATACCTACATGTGTCTTCAACATACAAGTGTTGTAGTAATGTATTTCCCAGGGCTGCCAGAGTCAGAGCTGATACAttgatttcagacagatgtgttcatggacacacaaacaaaatgcttgTGCAAAGGAGTTGTTTTAATCACTTCCCAACTCAGATAAATAAAATCACCAGAAATATTAAGACCTTGCCCTTTTAAAGGTATTAGTTGTGAGATTTGTGTATGTTGATGATTTTGGTGACAACTGATATATAAGATGTACGTATGTAACTGCATTAATATGGCCTATCACTTTTAAGTGAAACCCAGGTGCTGCTGCGTTAACTGTCACTCTTGATGGTATATAAATGTATCCACTGTTACTCTAGTTCAATGGCAGCATTGTGTTCAGCTTGGCTGAGGCACCGCTGAAACTGTTGCACTGCTCATGGAATGGGATATACATTAGAGGTACATATAGTAGTGGGCTTATACTAAGTTAgtgtttaaaacataaatatgaatacattacaACTCGCAGGCCTTGAGCTGCCCAGACTCACTACTGAAGTGTTTAAGCCAAGAGGAATACTGTGAAATACCAGTTGCACCTGAAAGAATGGGTGTAGTCAGTGTATGCACCCAGATAGCCAGAGTAGCAATAATCATTTTGGAGCAATATAGTTTTGCAGTTATGTAATCTGTCATAAAGATATATGTTCGACggtaaaaactgtaaaaatctgGTGTTTCAACCTACATAGGTTAATTCATAAACCTTTAATTAAACGTTTTCATGGTggaaaaaaagtatcaaaacatcaaaagcagtgccttttttaaaagtcttttgTAAAGTAAAGTCTCAGTTCCTTGAGGAAAAGTTCAGTCTCAACATCAGTAAGTTAGTTACAAGGCTTTCAGGTCTCTCAATGCTGACTTTTAAAATGCCATGGTATTTGAAAATTCTTCTTCCAAAGCTCTGTTAATAGTGATTTTTGCATAGCTGAGACCAAGTCCTTTCATTGCATAAgcttaataattaaatattcacaCCGTGTGGTGATGCAAAGTTGGACCTGAGGCATTAATATTTTGCTTGCAAGTCATGAGTCAAGTCCTAATTTTTGTGACTTAAATCTGACTTTGAGTACAAGTCTACAGCTCTGGTCAACAGAAACCCTGTCTATCAATACTCAGTCtgttcatttcattaaaataaatgcagtgctTTTGTGTCAAGCCATCGCCCTTTTCAAAATTCTACTGAAAGTACtgtatttagccatattttagCGAAACAATTAGTGCTTGGAATAAATTTAACATGCAGGTGGACAGTGGAGAAATTGATTATGCTGCAGGAGCAGTTCGAGAAATTCCTTTGCATGTTTTGATACTTTGTGGTGTGAAAACTTGTCACCTAAGGTAGCCATTGAAACAGATGAATTCAAGCTGAGTACAGCTGCTGTTCTCTGTGGTGAAACACACTTCAGAGTTTTTAAGACTAAAGAGGTTATAGAGGAAAATCACTTTTAACTCTCATTGAGGCAGTGGGTAAGAGTTTGATAGGTTCATAGTTCCCTGTTTCTTGACTTGCTGTCAGTGTTTACTATTAAAACTTTCTTCTTTACCATCGCATTCTGGTTATTCTTGAAGAAGAAACCAAGGGCCAAAGCACAGGTTATGCTTAAGCAACTAGAAATGTATCACACAGATGTAAATGTTAGTTTCTTCTATtgaaattataattaaaattattattttgttgtgctttgaAGCTATGAAGCTgtcagtattttcttttaatgtttaaatgctATTTTACATGTAACACGTTACAGTGTGCCAAAATACACTGGTAATATTAATTCCTCAAGTTTTCCCAACAGTATGAAATCCCATCAACTGCCCAGCAGAGGAAGTGGAACGGTTCTAGAGAGAAAGTGTTTCTGGCACTGCCAAGAGAGAAGACGTGTATTTCTTTGTGGTCCTTGAtctctgcatttccttttaaagACTTTTCAGCAGAAAAACCTGATTCCAGATAAAtctgcacacacagtcactaCTTTGGCATATTCCCCCTCCATTAATTCCACAACAAATATTTCTGCTTTCTtatcagtgtatttttttaagcatttgtATGCATAGAGGCTGAGAACGACATGGATAAAATGGATTAATGTGGAATTGTTTACGGAGTTGCATTCTCTCAGTCTTGCTCCACATCTAAATACATGCTGTTGCCAAGGATCCCTAAAAGGCTGAGTGGGAATAACTagagaaaaaaggcagaaacaGGGAGCCCATTCAAGTCTGCATTATTTCAGTCTGTTTCACTCTACGGCTGAGAGAAAGCACTTTAGAGTTCAACAGCTGTTGGTCAAGCTGATTCTACCCTACATTGTTTCCCTGATGCTCAATATTCCCACAGCAACGTAACAGATGTTTCCATCCTGCAAAAGAGGAAAAGTCTTGGTGATAAGCCACTGAAGAGCCAGGACTGGCCCAATCTCAAGTTTCCTTAAGGTGTCGTTTTTAACCACTACTGCTGCTGTAGAGCAGTGAGTTTGATAAGTGGATCCCAGaggttttttaaatgtgttttactaGCACATGCACAATGATGCACATGCACACTATTTGTGGGTGCAAGAACAGAGTACAAAATGAGACTGTGAGAGATATTTAGGTCAGTCATCAGTTGTGCCAATAAGCCGAATTACATACACTGAAAACTAAACTTATACACAGTAGCCCCATCCCCCTAACAGTTTCACGTATACTGACACATGATGGAGGTAAGTTGTCGCAAAAAGTAACAATGCACCAAAATATAAGAGGAAGACAAGCAAGCTTATAAAAACAGTAGAggtttaaacagtttaaaaggGTTTGTGGATGTTTTAAGCTAGCAAATGTTTGAACATGTTTGGCCCTGAGGATACAAttcttttgtgaaaaacatTGACTGTTTACAATGAACTGATTCCTCTGACCCATGACCTTGCTGTTATTGACCCAGGAACTGGGCCTACCCCATCACATACAGTCACATGATAGATTTcaactgaaaaaatacaaacaagcagCATTCAAATCTGTGGACACGGGAACTGGGCTGTTCATAACTTGGTACTCagcatcttgtgtttttactgattTCATGATTTTTCCTCAGTGGGGTCCAAGAAAAGGAGCTCTAAAAATAATATACCACATCTTCattcaaaaaaggaaaacaaaacatggacaTGGAATTGTATATATGTGGATTCAAACTTCCTACTTGGCATAATgagttgtgtttatgtgttggtGCAGAGCTAAAGGGAAACACGCACATATTTTAGTGAGGTGTTGGCTCACAGGAAGACATCAGAGGAGGGAGAGCCACACATAACACAGATGCAATCTTTTAATTTGAGTGTTTAGGACAGGTGATTGAAATCAATGAGCTTACAGGGCATTAACATAAACGTAGAAATAGAGTCCATAGAGAGGTTGTTCATAGCGGTCTCCCAACATCCACATGTCCTCGTTCTAGGAACCAGCAATACAATAGAAAGTCACAGAGTAAAAATCAAGAAGATCACAGTAAAGtaaatttaaagtaaattttaGTAAAGTAAATTTATACTAATGAGGTCAATTTCACAGAGTAAAGTGAAAACTTCTGGATGCATACATTAAAGTAAAGCAGTACAGAATCtaacagagaaaaacatacagaaaaagaaaaacatttaggtgcataaatataaatagaaaatataagtCTACTGTACAAGAAATGCATCCATGTTTTTAATAGCTGAATTTAATCGTAATGTCACAGAAATGCTATCTTAGACAAAGGGGCTACTCAAATTCACAGATTATTGGCACTGTGGAGAAAATCTTTCTCAAagacaaaaaagtatttattctaTTGGCCTTACGACAAAATACTCCAAACATTTGAAGTAAGACATAACACTGACACATACTTCAGTCTGataaatgccttttttttctgaatCTCCCTTAGATGTCTTCTCTCCTCAACCTAAGCTTCCAGATATATTCAGCTCTGTCTTGGTTCCTCAGGTTGAATCTTCATAATGTTTGCCTGCTCGAGTACCAGATGGCAATTATAGATGTAATGGTCTGCTCAATGCAATCACACATACAGATGTAATCGCTTCAAACATTGTCTGTCTGaaaatccttttttt
This region of Siniperca chuatsi isolate FFG_IHB_CAS linkage group LG11, ASM2008510v1, whole genome shotgun sequence genomic DNA includes:
- the chst3a gene encoding carbohydrate sulfotransferase 3a, with amino-acid sequence MKTKYAIVFICIVALVIIEKESNILSRVSDKLIQRQTPQQTPQTPLDYSSTTQNGSLMVLSQLTGTKRNYSSLSEEQEEEKLDELGTYSYSGGRKHILLLATTRTGSSFVGEFFNQHGENMFYLFEPLWHVERMLTMAAEANNGTVLAGIYRDVLQGLFLCDFSPLEKFISPPPQDHVTPALFRRESSLSLCEESVCSPVIKDVFERYHCKTRRCGPLNLTLASESCLSKQHHAIKTVRVRQLDTLQPLVEDPHLDVRVIHLVRDPRAILASRMVAFSSKYHTWKAWAQDGQVPEDDEEVKRLKGNCDQIRMSAEVGLSQPRWLRSRYMLVRYEDIARYPMQKAEEMYRFTGIPFSPQAREWILRNTQTTQEASGIYSTQKNSSEQADKWRFSIPFTLAQVVQRVCGPTMKLFGYRFVDDEKTLINKSISLLEEKLFH